The proteins below are encoded in one region of Bacteroides uniformis:
- a CDS encoding DUF6242 domain-containing protein has protein sequence MRIKFLSVIVSFLIVSFALSSCLDSDDNYEFSSDATIHAFGIDTIHGKHYKFTIDQLNRLIYNRDSLPVGSDTIIDRILIDTMTVTGWITSGSPTDTVFVMSDSVDLRPAMNNDAGMLFKAHAADGVTVREYKLKVNVHLQDPDSLVWTDMQNRGNIFSNTINLGQQKAVILGDELFVYTSNTTAYKTSTAPDKYNWSKVNVSNLPSDVKLTSAVEYNNALYMVTKSKRVFSSTNGGAWTEVTTLGDNVIVLINGFSDRLSGIVEINGKQYFNICKDGKNWEAENTADNLTLEEVPAGFPTENISTTQTNTGNGVEKVVLAGMPLANEQETIPWFSLDGKGWASLANTVYDTSCPGMVNPAIMYYGDMFYCFGGELDAIYNSITGIAWSKTETKFLLPQEFKGKGAYSIIVEPTKDKTVAPADKRDFIWVIFGGNGTKNEVWRGRLNRLGFEIQ, from the coding sequence ATGAGAATAAAGTTTCTATCAGTAATTGTGAGTTTTCTTATTGTGTCATTTGCTCTAAGTTCATGCCTTGACTCTGACGACAATTATGAATTCAGCTCCGATGCTACTATACATGCTTTTGGTATCGATACCATACATGGCAAACATTACAAATTTACAATTGACCAGCTCAATAGGCTCATCTATAACAGAGATTCATTGCCCGTAGGTTCAGATACCATCATTGACCGTATTCTGATTGATACTATGACCGTTACCGGTTGGATAACTTCAGGCTCGCCTACCGACACGGTATTCGTCATGTCGGACTCCGTGGATTTGAGACCCGCCATGAACAACGATGCCGGCATGCTGTTCAAAGCACATGCCGCCGACGGTGTTACAGTCCGCGAATATAAATTGAAAGTTAATGTACATCTGCAAGACCCGGACTCACTCGTCTGGACAGACATGCAGAATAGGGGGAATATATTCTCCAATACCATCAATTTAGGCCAGCAAAAAGCGGTTATACTTGGAGACGAGTTGTTTGTCTACACTTCCAACACTACCGCTTACAAGACATCGACTGCGCCCGATAAATACAACTGGAGTAAAGTCAATGTCAGCAACCTCCCCTCAGACGTAAAGCTGACATCTGCCGTAGAGTATAACAATGCACTCTACATGGTTACAAAAAGCAAAAGAGTATTCAGCTCTACCAACGGCGGCGCCTGGACAGAAGTCACTACATTGGGAGACAATGTCATAGTCCTCATTAATGGTTTCTCCGACCGGCTCTCGGGTATTGTGGAAATCAACGGAAAGCAATATTTCAACATCTGTAAAGACGGAAAGAATTGGGAAGCGGAAAACACGGCTGACAACCTTACCCTTGAGGAAGTCCCGGCAGGATTCCCTACCGAAAACATATCCACCACCCAGACCAACACCGGCAATGGTGTAGAGAAGGTGGTTCTGGCAGGAATGCCGCTGGCCAACGAACAAGAGACAATACCCTGGTTCTCATTGGACGGCAAAGGCTGGGCAAGCCTGGCTAACACGGTGTACGACACATCTTGTCCCGGCATGGTCAACCCTGCCATTATGTACTATGGCGACATGTTCTATTGCTTTGGAGGAGAACTTGACGCCATCTACAACTCCATCACAGGCATTGCGTGGAGCAAGACAGAAACCAAGTTCCTGCTACCCCAGGAATTCAAAGGGAAAGGCGCGTACTCCATTATAGTGGAACCGACGAAAGACAAAACTGTGGCCCCGGCAGACAAACGGGACTTCATTTGGGTGATATTCGGCGGCAACGGCACCAAGAATGAGGTATGGCGCGGACGTCTTAACAGATTGGGCTTCGAAATACAATAA
- a CDS encoding isoprenyl transferase, with amino-acid sequence MSYKEEIDLNRIPQHVAIIMDGNGRWAKQRGHERSYGHQAGAETVHVIAEEAAKLGVRYLTLYTFSTENWNRPSDEVAALMGLLFDSIEEETFMKNNISFRVIGDIEKLPANVQQRLNTCVAHTSHNTGMCLVLALSYSSRWEITEAARQIADLVQKGELKPEQIDSELISRHLTTHFMPDPDLLIRTGGELRLSNYMLWQCAYSELYFCDTYWPDFREEELRKAICDYQKRERRFGKTSEQIN; translated from the coding sequence ATGTCATATAAGGAAGAAATCGATCTAAACCGGATACCCCAGCACGTGGCGATTATCATGGACGGTAACGGACGGTGGGCCAAGCAGCGTGGACACGAACGCAGCTATGGACATCAGGCCGGCGCAGAGACTGTGCACGTCATTGCAGAGGAAGCCGCTAAATTAGGAGTCAGATACCTTACTTTATATACGTTCTCTACCGAGAACTGGAATCGTCCGTCGGACGAGGTAGCCGCCTTGATGGGATTGCTCTTCGACTCCATAGAGGAAGAGACGTTCATGAAGAACAATATCAGTTTCCGGGTAATAGGAGATATTGAAAAACTGCCTGCCAACGTACAGCAACGGCTCAACACTTGCGTGGCACACACCTCCCACAACACGGGAATGTGCCTGGTACTGGCATTGAGCTACTCTTCCCGCTGGGAAATAACGGAAGCTGCCCGGCAAATAGCCGACCTGGTACAGAAAGGTGAGCTGAAACCCGAACAAATCGACAGTGAGCTCATATCCCGTCATCTGACAACCCACTTCATGCCCGACCCCGACCTGCTGATACGTACCGGAGGAGAGCTCCGCCTTAGTAACTACATGCTCTGGCAATGCGCCTATTCGGAACTTTATTTCTGTGATACCTATTGGCCCGACTTCCGTGAAGAAGAATTACGCAAAGCCATATGTGACTATCAGAAACGCGAACGCAGGTTCGGCAAGACCAGCGAGCAAATCAATTAA
- the bamA gene encoding outer membrane protein assembly factor BamA, whose amino-acid sequence MHYRIFSILVTFVCLFGCALTTAAQDVNNTDETEKPVILYSGTPKKYEIADIKVEGAQNYEDYVIVGLSGLSKGQTITVPGDEITQACKRYWRHGLFSDVEITADKIEGDQIWLTIHLTMRPRVSDIRYNGVKKSEREDLESRIGMIKGGQITPNLVDRAKTLIKRYFDDKGFKNADVIITQRDDPEKKNEVIVNIDIDKKEKVKVHQITIVGNEALTTKKLKRVMKKTNEKGKLLNLFRTKKFIEDNYEADKQLIIDKYNELGYRDAIIVTDSIKPYDDRTVDIFMQIEEGQKYYLRNVTWVGNTLYPSEQLNFLLQMKKGDVYNQKLLEERTMTDDDAIGNLYYNNGYLFYSLEPVEVNIVGDSIDLEMRIYEGRQATINKVSINGNDRLYENVVRRELRTRPGELFSREDLMRSMREIQQMGHFDPEQIQPDIQPRPEDGTVDIGYDLVSKANDQVEFSAGWGQTGIIGKLSLKFTNFSLSNLLHPGENYRGILPQGDGQTLTISGQTNAKYYQSYSVSFYDPWFGGKRPNAFSVSAFYSRQTDISSRYYNSAYMNSYYNSYYSGMYGYGMYNYGNYNNYENYYDPDKSIQMYGLAVMFGKRLKWPDDYFQFTAELSYQRYVLSDWQYFPVTNGKCNNLSLNLTLSRSSIDNPIYPRQGSEFSLSAQITPPFSLFDGTDYSKYSTSSQEDMNKMHKWIEYHKWKFKSKVYIPLMDPITVKRTPVLMGRVEFGLLGHYNKYKKSPFETFDVGGDGMTGYSSYATESIALRGYENSSLTPYGSEGYAYTRLGLELRYPLMLETSTSIYALTFVEAGNAWHDVNKFNPFELKRSAGVGVRIFLPMIGMMGIDWAYGFDKIMGSSQYGGSQFHFILGQEF is encoded by the coding sequence ATGCACTATCGTATTTTCTCCATACTCGTAACGTTTGTCTGCCTTTTCGGCTGCGCACTGACAACAGCAGCACAGGACGTAAACAACACCGATGAAACCGAAAAGCCGGTTATACTCTATTCGGGAACACCCAAGAAGTATGAAATAGCCGACATTAAGGTCGAAGGAGCCCAGAACTATGAGGATTATGTAATTGTCGGATTGTCCGGACTATCCAAAGGGCAGACTATCACCGTGCCGGGTGACGAGATTACACAAGCTTGTAAGCGCTACTGGCGCCACGGTCTGTTCTCTGACGTGGAAATTACAGCAGACAAGATTGAAGGCGACCAAATTTGGCTGACCATTCATCTGACCATGCGTCCGCGTGTTTCCGACATACGCTACAACGGTGTGAAGAAGTCAGAGCGTGAAGACCTGGAAAGCAGAATCGGCATGATAAAGGGCGGTCAGATTACACCTAATCTGGTGGACCGCGCCAAGACCTTGATAAAGCGCTATTTTGACGACAAGGGCTTCAAGAATGCAGATGTAATCATCACCCAACGTGATGATCCGGAAAAGAAGAATGAAGTGATTGTCAACATCGACATCGACAAGAAGGAGAAAGTGAAAGTACATCAAATCACCATTGTAGGCAACGAGGCCCTCACGACCAAGAAGCTGAAGCGTGTGATGAAGAAAACAAACGAAAAGGGCAAGCTGCTCAATCTGTTCCGCACCAAGAAATTCATTGAGGACAACTACGAAGCGGACAAACAGCTGATTATCGACAAATACAACGAACTGGGTTATCGTGACGCCATCATCGTGACAGACAGTATCAAGCCCTACGATGACCGCACGGTAGACATCTTCATGCAGATTGAGGAAGGACAGAAATACTATCTCCGCAATGTAACCTGGGTAGGTAACACACTGTATCCTTCCGAACAACTGAACTTCCTCCTCCAGATGAAGAAGGGTGATGTCTACAACCAAAAGTTACTTGAAGAGCGTACAATGACCGATGACGATGCCATCGGTAACCTTTACTACAACAACGGTTATCTGTTCTACAGCCTCGAACCGGTGGAAGTAAACATCGTGGGCGACTCCATCGACCTGGAAATGCGTATCTACGAAGGTCGCCAGGCTACCATCAATAAAGTCAGCATCAACGGTAACGACCGTTTGTATGAAAACGTAGTACGCCGTGAACTCCGTACCCGTCCGGGCGAACTCTTCAGCCGTGAAGACCTGATGCGTTCCATGCGTGAAATCCAGCAGATGGGACACTTCGACCCCGAACAAATCCAGCCCGACATCCAGCCGAGACCGGAAGACGGCACGGTAGACATCGGTTATGACCTTGTATCCAAAGCCAACGACCAGGTAGAGTTCTCCGCCGGTTGGGGACAAACGGGTATTATCGGTAAGTTAAGTCTGAAGTTCACCAACTTCTCTCTGTCCAACCTGCTGCATCCGGGTGAGAACTACCGCGGTATCCTCCCGCAAGGTGATGGTCAGACATTGACCATCAGCGGCCAGACCAATGCCAAATACTATCAGTCATACAGCGTTTCATTCTACGACCCGTGGTTTGGCGGTAAACGCCCGAATGCATTCTCCGTATCGGCTTTCTATTCCCGCCAGACCGACATCAGTAGCCGTTATTACAATTCAGCCTACATGAACAGCTATTACAACAGCTATTATAGCGGTATGTATGGCTACGGTATGTACAACTACGGCAATTACAACAACTACGAGAATTATTACGACCCGGACAAATCTATCCAGATGTATGGTCTTGCAGTGATGTTCGGTAAGCGTTTGAAGTGGCCGGATGACTACTTCCAGTTCACAGCCGAGTTGTCTTACCAACGCTATGTTCTGAGTGACTGGCAGTACTTCCCGGTTACCAACGGTAAGTGTAATAACCTCAGCCTCAACCTGACCTTGTCCCGTAGCTCTATCGACAACCCGATTTATCCGCGCCAAGGTTCCGAGTTCTCGTTGTCTGCACAAATCACACCGCCTTTCTCTCTGTTCGACGGTACCGATTACAGCAAGTACAGCACCAGCAGCCAGGAAGACATGAACAAGATGCACAAGTGGATTGAATACCACAAGTGGAAATTCAAATCCAAAGTCTACATCCCGTTGATGGACCCGATTACCGTCAAACGTACTCCGGTGCTGATGGGACGTGTAGAATTCGGTTTGCTGGGACACTACAACAAATACAAAAAGTCTCCGTTCGAAACGTTTGACGTGGGTGGTGACGGTATGACCGGCTACTCCAGCTATGCTACAGAAAGCATCGCCCTCCGTGGTTATGAGAACAGTTCATTGACTCCATACGGTTCTGAAGGTTATGCCTATACACGTCTCGGACTGGAATTAAGATATCCTTTGATGCTCGAAACAAGTACCAGTATTTATGCGTTAACGTTTGTGGAAGCCGGTAATGCATGGCATGATGTCAATAAGTTCAACCCGTTCGAATTGAAACGTTCAGCCGGTGTCGGTGTCCGCATCTTCCTCCCGATGATTGGTATGATGGGTATCGACTGGGCTTACGGTTTCGACAAAATAATGGGTTCCTCGCAATATGGCGGTAGCCAGTTCCACTTCATCCTGGGACAAGAATTCTAA
- a CDS encoding OmpH family outer membrane protein: protein MKKSLLILFTLFAVSITAGAQKFALIDMEYILENIPAYERANEQLEQASRQWQSEVEKISEEAKTLYKNYQSQIASLSETQRGKKEEEIVAKEKSAAELRRKYFGPEGELYKKRESLMQPIQDEIYNAVKEIATQNGYAVVVDRASASSIIFASPSIDVSNEVLAKLGYSN, encoded by the coding sequence ATGAAGAAGAGTTTATTGATCCTTTTTACGCTGTTTGCAGTAAGTATAACAGCCGGTGCACAGAAGTTCGCCTTGATTGACATGGAATATATCCTGGAAAATATTCCTGCCTACGAACGTGCCAATGAACAACTGGAGCAAGCCTCCAGACAATGGCAGAGTGAAGTCGAAAAGATTTCCGAAGAAGCCAAGACTCTGTACAAGAACTATCAGTCCCAGATTGCTTCCCTTTCTGAAACACAGAGAGGCAAAAAGGAGGAAGAGATTGTCGCTAAAGAGAAATCAGCAGCCGAACTGCGCCGCAAATACTTCGGTCCGGAAGGCGAACTGTATAAAAAACGTGAAAGTCTGATGCAACCCATTCAAGATGAAATATACAATGCTGTAAAGGAAATTGCGACACAGAACGGATATGCGGTAGTTGTAGACCGTGCTTCCGCATCAAGTATCATTTTTGCCTCGCCGAGTATTGACGTCAGCAATGAAGTACTTGCAAAACTGGGATATTCAAATTAA
- a CDS encoding OmpH family outer membrane protein produces the protein MLKKIALLVVMFALPLGAMAQAKFAHMNSQDVIAVMPEFTKAQADLDAMSKKYQDEMQRTNEEFQKKYQEFLAQADSLPKNIAERRQKELQDMAQRQEQFQQEAYQSMQKAQQDAMAPIYQKLDEAIQAVGKAEGVVYIFDLARTPIPFVGAQSVDVTAKVKTQLGIK, from the coding sequence ATGCTTAAAAAAATCGCACTACTCGTAGTTATGTTCGCCCTCCCACTGGGAGCTATGGCGCAAGCTAAATTCGCTCACATGAATTCTCAAGATGTAATCGCTGTTATGCCTGAATTTACCAAAGCCCAAGCTGACTTGGACGCCATGTCTAAAAAATACCAGGATGAAATGCAGCGTACCAACGAAGAATTCCAGAAGAAGTATCAGGAATTCCTGGCACAAGCCGACTCTCTGCCGAAAAACATTGCAGAAAGACGTCAGAAAGAGCTGCAGGATATGGCTCAACGCCAAGAGCAGTTCCAACAAGAAGCTTATCAAAGTATGCAGAAAGCACAGCAAGATGCTATGGCTCCCATCTATCAGAAACTGGACGAAGCCATCCAGGCTGTCGGCAAGGCTGAAGGCGTGGTCTATATCTTCGACTTGGCCCGTACCCCGATACCATTCGTAGGAGCACAGAGCGTTGATGTAACTGCCAAAGTTA